A part of Heliangelus exortis chromosome 3, bHelExo1.hap1, whole genome shotgun sequence genomic DNA contains:
- the ADSS2 gene encoding adenylosuccinate synthetase isozyme 2 isoform X2, protein MCDLVSDFDEFSERFKVLANQYKAIYPTLDIDIEGELKRLKDYMEKVKPMVKDGVYFMYEALHGPPKKILVEGANAALLDIDFGTYPFVTSSNCTVGGVCTGLGMPPQNIGEVYGVVKAYTTRVGIGAFPTEQNNEIGELLQMRGKEFGVTTGRKRRCGWLDLVSLRYAYMINGFTALALTKLDILDVFPEIKVGVAYKLDGEIIPHFPANQEVLNKVEVQYETLPGWDTDISNARTFDELPINAQNYVRFIEMELGVPVKWIGVGKSRESMIQLF, encoded by the exons ATGTGTGATCTTGTTTCTGATTTTGATGAATTTTCTGAGAg GTTCAAAGTGTTAGCCAATCAATACAAAGCAATTTATCCAACCTTAGACATAGATATTGAAGGGGAATTGAAAAGGCTCAAG GACTACAtggaaaaagtaaaaccaaTGGTAAAGGACGGTGTTTATTTCATGTATGAGGCTTTACATGGACCACCAAAGAAGATCTTAGTAGAAGGTGCAAATGCAGCACTGCTGGACATAGATTTTG gCACATACCCCTTTGTGACTTCATCCAACTGCACAGTTGGAGGTGTTTGTACAGGTCTGGGTATGCCACCGCAGAACATCGGGGAAGTGTACGGCGTTGTGAAAGCATATACAACCAGAGTTGGAATTGGTGCCTTTCCTACAGAACAAAATAAT GAAATTGGAGAATTGCTGCAAATGAGAGGTAAAGAGTTTGGTGTTACCACTGGTAGAAAGAGAAGATGTGGCTGGCTGGACCTGGTGTCACTCCGATATGCCTACATGATTAATGGATTTACTGC ATTGGCACTTACCAAATTGGATATCTTGGATGTATTTCCAGAAATCAAAGTTGGTGTTGCATACAAACTAGATGGTGAAATCATACCTCATTTTCCTG CCAACCAGGAAGTCTTAAATAAAGTAGAGGTTCAGTACGAGACACTCCCAGGATGGGATACGGACATATCAAATGCAAGGACGTTTGATGAGCTGCCTATAAATGCACAAAATTATGTTCGTTTTATAGAAATGGAGTTGGGTGTTCCTG TTAAATGGATCGGAGTAGGGAAATCCAGGGAATCAATGATCCAGCTGTTTTAA